Genomic segment of Corynebacterium urealyticum DSM 7109:
CCGGGCAGGTGGGGGAGAACGCCATCCCAGTCGAGGATGTTTGCGCCTCCTTCCAGGAAGCCGTGGCCGACGTGCTCACCGCCAAGGCCCTGCGCGCCTGCGAGGACACCGGCGCGAAGGTGCTGCTGCTCGGCGGGGGAGTCTCCGCGAACTCCCGGCTGCGCGGGCTGGCTGCCGACCGCTGCCGCGACGCCGGGGTGGAGCTGCGGATTCCGCCGCTGCCGCTGTGCACCGATAACGGCGTGATGATCGCCGCCTTGGCCGCGCAGCTCATCAGCGAAGGCGCCCAGCCAACCGCGATGTCCGTCGGCACCGACCCGGCCCTTGAAGTTGAGGTCCCGATCCTCACCGACTAGGCGGGGATAGGCACCAGCGGTGGCGGGGGCGTCGTCCGGGCGGGGCGTCGAACCCCACCGCCGAAACAGACGGACCAGCGGTGGGGGTGGCGTCGTCGTCAAAGAAAAAGAGGGGGACAAAGAACGGGAACGGGAGGGGCTGCGTCGGCGACTGAATCACGACGAGCGACCACGGCGGCAAGTTAAAGCGGGGCTGAGCAAGGCTGAGTAAGCCCGACTCAACCGGCACTGTTGAGGGTTAGCACTTGGGTGGGTAGAGTGCTAGTCAGGTTGTTTGACACACAGTTGTTCACCCGCGACGACGGCTGTGCACGGAAAACAAACCGGCACAAAAGAACCAAGCCCCAAAGAACGGGGCACAAAGAAAACCTTGAGGAATACACGGAGGTATTCAACGTGGCTAACGTCAACATCAAGCCGCTCGAGGACCGCGTTCTGGTCCAGATCGTCGAAGCAGAGACCACCACTGCATCCGGCCTGGTGATCCCAGATTCCGCACAGGAGAAGCCACAGGAAGCAACCGTCGTCGCAGTCGGCCCAGGCCGTTGGGCAGACGATGACGACCGCATCCCGATGGACGTCAAGGAAGGCGACACCGTCATCTTCTCCAAGTTCGGCGGCACCGAGCTGAAGTACGAGGGCCAGGAGTACCTGCTGCTCAACCAGCGCGACATCCTCGCCGTCATCGAAAAGTAAGCGGGTAACGCATGTCCAAACTCATCGCATTTGATCAAGAAGCCCGCCAGGGCCTCCAGAAGGGTGTCGACACGCTCGCTGACGCGGTGAAGGTGACGCTCGGCCCGCGCGGCCGCAACGTCGTGCTGGACCGTGCCTTCGGTGGCCCACTGGTCACCAACGACGGCGTGACCATCGCCCGCGACATCGACCTCGAAGACCCCTTCGAGGATCTCGGTGCGCAGCTGGTGAAGTCCGTCGCCATCAAGACCAACGACATCGCAGGCGACGGCACCACCACCGCCACCCTGCTGGCCCAGGCGCTCATCAACGAGGGCCTGCGCAACGTCGCCGCCGGCGCCAACCCGATCGCGCTGAACCGCGGCATCGCCACCGCCTCCGAGAAGGTCGTGGAGCTGCTGAAGGAGCGCGCGCAGGAAGTTTCCGACGCCGCTGCGATCGCCAACGTCGCCACCGTCTCCTCCCGCGACGAGTCCATCGGCAAGATGGTCTCCGACGCCTTCGAGAAGGTCGGACGCGACGGCGTGGTCACCGTCGAGGAGTCCCAGTCCCTCGAGGACGAAGCCACCGTCACCGAAGGCCTGTCCTTCGACAATGGCTTCCTGTCCCCGTACTTCGTCACCGACACTGACTCCGGTCAGGCCGTCCTGGAGAACCCGCTGGTCCTGCTGGTCCGCGAGAAGATCTCCAGCCTGCCGGACTTCCTGCCAGTCCTGGAGCAGATCGCCCAGTCCGGCAAGGAAGTACTGATCATCGCCGAGGACATCGAGGGCGAGCCCCTGCAGATGCTGGTGGTCAACTCCATCCGCAAGTCCCTGAAGGTCGTGGGCGTGAAGTCCCCGTACTTCGGTGACCGCCGCAAGGCGTTCATGGATGACCTGGCCATCGTCACCGGCGCCACCGTCGTCGACAAGGAACTCGGCGGGAAGCTTTCCGCCGTCACCCTGGACGACATGGGCTCCGCGCGCCGCATCACCGTCACGAAGGACGAGACCGTCATCGTCGACGGCGGCGGCTCCCAGGACGCCGTGGCCGAGCGCCGCACCCAGCTGCGTCGGGACATTGAGAACACCGACTCGAACTGGGACCGCGAGAAGCTCGAGGAGCGCCTCGCGAAGCTCTCCGGCGGCGTGGCTGTGCTGCGCGTCGGCGGCGCGACCGAGACCGAGGTCAACGAGCGCAAGCTGCGCGTCGAGGATGCGATCAACGCGGCCCGCGCCGCGGCGCAGGAGGGCGTGATCGCCGGTGGCGGTTCCGTTCTCGTGCAGATCGCTGAGGAGATCGACAAGCTGGCTGCTGCCGAGACCGGCGACGAGGCCGTGGGCATGAAGACCCTGGCTAAGGCGCTGCGTCGCCCGGCGTTCTGGATCGCTGAGAACGCTGGCCTCGATGGGGCAGTGGTGGTCTCCAAGACCGCGGAGCAGGAGAATGGCTCCGGCTTCAACGCTGCGACCCTCGAGTACGGCGACCTGCTCGAGCAGGGCATCATCGACCCGGTGAAGGTCACGCACAGCGCCGTCGTGAACGCCACCTCGGTGGCGCGCATGGTGCTGACCACCGAGACCGCTGTGGTTGATAAGCCAGAGAAGGCTGAGCCTGCAGCTGGTGGTCACCAGCACTAGCAGGTAGGGCGCTCTTGGAGGCTCTGGGCGCTCGGAAAATGAGCGCCCTGGGGATGCTCTGGGGTGGCGCTAGAAACGCGCCCTGGGGATGCTCTTGGGGGGGCGCCCTGCGCAACCTTGGAGTGATCTGGAACGCATTCTGGGAGCGCGTAGCCCCCGGGACTAGTTCATCGTGAACTGTCCCGGGGGTTTCGCTTTGGGTATTGCTTCCGCCTCGGGCGCGTGGGGCCACCTCGCCCCGTTTTGCAGAGTTTGATGCCGGAAAATCGTGAAAAACCGGCATTAAACTCTGCAAAACATAGAGAGTGGGAGGGATGGGGTGCTGGGGCCAGTGGGTCGGGGCGGACACTTGTGCGGTTTCGGGCCGTGGTGTGTCGGGCTCCGAGGGGTACATCCGGTTTTGGGCCGTGGTGTGTCGGGATCCGAGGGCACATCCGGTTTTGGGCCGTGGTGTGTCAGGAAACGTGCGAATTGTGGCACGGCACAGCCCAAAACGGGGATCCGTGGGGTCCGTGGGGTCCGGGCCGGGTACTGGGCTGTGTCGGGCACCGGGCTGGGCCTCGGGACTGCCAGAGGGGCTGAGGTGCTGGGAGAAGCGGAACGCATGTTTTGCAGAGTTTGATGCCGGAAAATCGTGAAAAACCGGCATTAAACTCTGCAAAACATAGAGAGTGGGAGGGATGGGGTGCTGGGGCCAGTGGGTCGGGGCGGACACTTGTGCGGTTTCGGGCCGTGGTGTGTCGGGCTCCGAGGGGCACATCCGGTTTCGGGCCGTGGTGTGTCGGGCTCCGAGGGGTACATCCGGTTTTGGGCCGTGGTGTGTCGGGCTCCGAGGGGTACATCCGGTTTTGGGCCGTGGTGTGTCAGGAAACGTGCGAATTGTGGCACGGCACAGCCCAAAACGGGGTTGTGGGGGTCGGTTCTCCGGTTTTCCAGGCCTTGCGGGACGTTTTGCAGAGTTTGATGCCGGAAAATCGTGAAAAACCGGCATTGAACTCTGCAAAACATAAAGAGTGGTGGGGTGGGGCGTGCGGCGCGTGGGGCAGGGCACCGGGTTCCGTGTAGAGCGAAAGCCCCGACAGGAAAGGCCGGGGCTTTCGGGGGTCAGTGGGGCTGCTCCAGGTCCTACAGTCGGCCGGTCCAGGGGTGCGCTGGGGTTGGGCTCTTGAAGGGGCTGCTCCAGGCCCTACAGCCGCCCGGTCCAGGGGAAGCGGGCGCGCAGCTGCTCGTTGGCGAAATCCATCGCATCCGCATAACCCAGGCAGTAATCCCAGGTCACATAATCCTGCGGGGAGGGCGCAGCCGAAGGCTCATGCACCGGCAGGTGCTGGTGGTTCAGCATGGAGACGATATTCGACTCGATGATCCCCCAGTCGTAGTAGTGCTGCTCATCGCAGTCCTCGCAGAGCATCGCCACGCCCCGCACGCCGTGCGGCTCCAGCAGCTCCCGGAAAACCCGCACGTTCGCGAGGTCTTCACGCAGCGCGGCTTCCTCAGCCGCGTCGATCGGCTCCATGACATCATCGCCCTCGATGGGCCCCAAAAAGGGACGCCGGATCGTTCGGATCATCCGCGAAGGGATCCGGCGGCATCTGATAGTTACTAAAGCTCACGAAACCCACCGTACCCGCAAGCCAACCCGGAAAACACATTGCAGACGTTTAGCGCTAAAGTAAGGGCTAATAAAAGCTCGTAACCGAAGCTGCGCTAGCGATTCCGGCATAACCCGCAGGCAGGTGCGTGTCTCGCGGGGGATGCGGAAGACCTTCGCCAGTGCGGATCGTGCGCTGACAACGCGATGGAAGGATCAGGCCTTATGGCAAACCCACAGTCCACTAACAACTCTCAGGCATCCCAGCGCGTGGAGACCGGGGGCGACGATCCGAACAAGGTCGCTCTCACCGGGCTCACTTTCGACGACGTCCTTCTGATCCCGGATGCTTCCGAGGTCATCCCTTCCGCCGTGGACACCGCGACCCAGTTCTCGCGCAACATCAAGCTGAACATTCCGATCGCTTCCGCAGCGATGGACACTGTCACCGAGGGCCGCATGGCCATCGCCATGGCTCGCCAGGGCGGCATCGGTGTGCTGCACCGCAATCTCTCCGTCGAGGCGCAGGCCGAGCAGGTCGAGATCGTCAAGCGCTCCGAGGCCGGCATGGTCACCAACCCGGTCACCGCGAGCCCGGACATGACGATCGAGGAGGTCGACGAGATCTGCGGCCGTTTCCGCATTTCCGGCCTGCCGGTCGTCGATGAGGATCAGACCCTCCTGGGCATCATCACCAACCGCGACATGCGCTTCGAGCGCGACATCAACCGCCCTGTCCGCGAGGTCATGACGCCGATGCCGCTCGTCGTTGCCGAACAGGGCGTTTCCGCCGACGCCGCGCTGCGCCTGCTGTCCGAGAACAAGGTTGAGAAGCTGCCGATCGTCGATGGCGCGGGCAAGCTGACCGGCCTGATCACCGTCAAGGACTTCGCGAAGCGCGAGCAGTACCCGAACGCTGCGAAGGATTCCTCCGGCCGTCTCCTCGTCGCCGCAGGTATCGGTACCGGTGAGGACGCCTGGAAGCGCGCCACCGCTCTCGTCGACGCTGGGGTGGACGCCCTCGTCGTCGACACCGCACATGCCCACAACCGCGGCGTGCTGGACATGGTCTCCCGCGTGAAGAAGGAGTTCGGCGACCGCGTGGACGTCATCGGCGGCAACCTCGCGACCCGCGAGGCCGCGCAGGCGATGATCGACGCCGGCGCCGACGGCATCAAGGTCGGTATCGGCCCGGGCTCCATCTGCACCACCCGCGTCGTCGCTGGTGTGGGTGCCCCACAGATCACCGCGATCATGGAGGCAGCCGTGCCGGCCCGCGCCGCTGGCGTCCCGATCATCGCGGACGGCGGCATGCAGTACTCCGGTGACATCGCCAAGGCCCTGGCAGCCGGCGCTTCCACCGTGATGCTGGGCTCCATGCTGGCGGGTTGCGCCGAGACCCCGGGTGAGGTCGTCACCGTCGGTGGCAAGCAGTACAAGCGCTACCGCGGCATGGGCTCCTTGGGCGCGATGCAGGGCCGTGGCCTGACCGGAGAGAAGCGTTCCTACTCCAAGGACCGTTACTTCCAGGCCGATGTGAAGTCCGAGGAGAAGCTGGTGCCGGAGGGTATCGAGGGTCGCGTGCCATTCCGTGGCAGCCTGGACCAGATCCTGCACCAGCAGGTCGGTGGCCTGCGCGCCGCCATGGGCTACACGGGTGCCGCCACGATCGAGGAGCTGAATAACGCTCGTTTCGTGCGCATCACCTCTGCTGGCCTGCGCGAGTCCCACCCGCACGACGTGCAGGGCATCGCCACCGCACCGAACTACGACCCGAACCGCTAACCCCATCGGCCGGCTTCGCACACAGCGGAAGCCGGCCGCTACCGGTTAATCTTTTTCTAGAGATAAGCCTCCCACCCTGGCCAGCGGGGTGCGCCGCCCACACCACCGCAGCGCACCCCGCTGACCCACGAAATAAGGACCAACATGCAGGAATACAAGGACATCGGCCGCGGCCGCTCCGCGCGCCAGGTCTTCGGCCTCAACCAGATCGACATCGTGCCTTCGCGGCGCACCCGTTCTTCCCGGGACGTGGACACCTCCTGGCGCATCGATGCCTATGAGTTCGACTTCCCGATCATGACGCACCCGACCGACGCCGTGGTCAGCCCGGAGTTCGCCATCGAGTTCGGCAAGGCCGGTGGGCTGCCGGTCATCAATGCGGAGGGCCTGTGGGGTCGCGCGAAGGACCTCGACGCCGCCTTCGGCGAGATCGTTTCCGCAGCCGAGCGCGGTTACTTCGGTTCCTTCAACGAGGGCGCGGACGAGGACGTCGCGGCCGAGGCGCTGGAGACCCCGGAGTTCGCCGCGAACCAGGTGCTCCAGCGCCTGCACCAGCAGCCGCTGGACCTGGACCTGCTCCAGGAGCGCCTGCAGCAGGTGCGCGACTCTGGCGTGCGCTTCGGCGTGCGCGTCTCCCCGCAGCGCGCCCGTGAGCTCGCCCCAACGCTGATCGTCGGCGGGCTCGACCTGCTGGTCATTCAGGGCACCCTGATCTCCGCGGAGCACGTGGATACCGACGGCGAGCCGCTGAACCTCAAGGAGTTCATCGGTTCCCTGGACGTTCCGGTCATCGCCGGGGGAGTGGTGGACTACACCACCGCCATGCACCTGATGCGCACCGGCGCGGCCGGCGTGATCGTGGGCGCAGGCCCGGTCACCAACAGCCAGGCCCTGGGTATCGACGTCCCGATGGCCACCGCCATCGCCGACGCCGCCGCTGCCCGTCGCGACTACCTGGACGAGACCGGTGGCCGCTACGTGCACGTCATCGCGGACTCCGAGCTCTCCTGCTCCGGCGACATCGCGAAGGCCATCGCATGTGGCGCGGATGCCGTCGCCCTCGGCGCGCCCCTGGCCGCCGCGGAGGAGGCCGGCGCCCCGAACTGGTTCTGGCCCTCCAGTGCAGCGCACCCGAAGCTGCCACGCGGCACCGTGGACGCTCTGCTGCCGCCGACCTCCGTGCCGCTGAACCAGCTGCTCTTCGGCCCGACCCCGGACCCGCTGGGCCACGAGAACCTGGTGGGTGGCCTGCGCCGCTCCATGGCGAAGTGCGGCTACACCGAGGTCAAGGCCTTCCAGAAGGTGGATATCGCGGTCCGCTAAAGCCGTGAAATAGGGGCGCAGAAATAGCGGCTATGCGCGCTGTGGCGCCTAACTAATGGCGCCACGCGGCGCCGGAATCATCAGAAGATAAAGCGGTCGAACTCCTGCTTGTGAGTTCGACCGCTTTATTCATGCTTAAAATGACAATCAAATGTTCGCTCGGTAAGTTGAAAACTGTCTGCCTTATTGCAATGGGCGATTGATTCAACTTCTTTTGGAGGAATATTATGCAGCGCGCACACAAGCTCCGCACCGCCGGTCTCATGAGCATTCTGGCTTCCGGGGCTCTCGTCCTCGGGGCGTGCTCGGACGCCGGCGAGAACGGGGCACAGGACTCCCAGAACAACGCCTCGGGGGAGGGCTTCGAGTTCAGCAACTGCGGCTTCACGATGCAGCTGGATAAGCCAGCCGAGCGCATCATGTCCGTCGAGCAGGGCACCACGGATAACGTCCTCGCCTTCGGCCTCGGCGATAAGCTCGCCGGCTACTCCCACCAGAAGGATGCCCCGCTGGAGGGCTACGAGGATGAGATGAAGAAGTCCACGGAGGTCTCCCCGGAGATCGCCACCGCCGAGCAGATCCGCACGGTGGACCCGGACGCCATCGTCTCCCCGTTCGAGTCCGTCTACACCGATGACCAGTCCGGCACCCGCGAGGAGTGGAAGAAGCTGGGCGTTGCGACGTGGTACTCCAACGTCGAGTGCCGTGACAAGGACGGCAACGAGGGCAAGAACGGCTTCGACCTCCTGCTGAAGGACTACCAGCAGCTCGGCCAGCTCTTCGGCGCCGAGGACAAGGCCGCCGAGCTCGAGAAGAAGCACAAGGAGCACGTCGACGCAGCCACGGAGAGCGTCAAGGACGCGCCGAAGGACCTCTCCGGCGCCCTGCTGTACTCCATCTTCGACGGCGCGCCGTACATCGGCGGCAAGCTC
This window contains:
- the groES gene encoding co-chaperone GroES; protein product: MANVNIKPLEDRVLVQIVEAETTTASGLVIPDSAQEKPQEATVVAVGPGRWADDDDRIPMDVKEGDTVIFSKFGGTELKYEGQEYLLLNQRDILAVIEK
- the groL gene encoding chaperonin GroEL (60 kDa chaperone family; promotes refolding of misfolded polypeptides especially under stressful conditions; forms two stacked rings of heptamers to form a barrel-shaped 14mer; ends can be capped by GroES; misfolded proteins enter the barrel where they are refolded when GroES binds) produces the protein MSKLIAFDQEARQGLQKGVDTLADAVKVTLGPRGRNVVLDRAFGGPLVTNDGVTIARDIDLEDPFEDLGAQLVKSVAIKTNDIAGDGTTTATLLAQALINEGLRNVAAGANPIALNRGIATASEKVVELLKERAQEVSDAAAIANVATVSSRDESIGKMVSDAFEKVGRDGVVTVEESQSLEDEATVTEGLSFDNGFLSPYFVTDTDSGQAVLENPLVLLVREKISSLPDFLPVLEQIAQSGKEVLIIAEDIEGEPLQMLVVNSIRKSLKVVGVKSPYFGDRRKAFMDDLAIVTGATVVDKELGGKLSAVTLDDMGSARRITVTKDETVIVDGGGSQDAVAERRTQLRRDIENTDSNWDREKLEERLAKLSGGVAVLRVGGATETEVNERKLRVEDAINAARAAAQEGVIAGGGSVLVQIAEEIDKLAAAETGDEAVGMKTLAKALRRPAFWIAENAGLDGAVVVSKTAEQENGSGFNAATLEYGDLLEQGIIDPVKVTHSAVVNATSVARMVLTTETAVVDKPEKAEPAAGGHQH
- the guaB gene encoding IMP dehydrogenase, which produces MANPQSTNNSQASQRVETGGDDPNKVALTGLTFDDVLLIPDASEVIPSAVDTATQFSRNIKLNIPIASAAMDTVTEGRMAIAMARQGGIGVLHRNLSVEAQAEQVEIVKRSEAGMVTNPVTASPDMTIEEVDEICGRFRISGLPVVDEDQTLLGIITNRDMRFERDINRPVREVMTPMPLVVAEQGVSADAALRLLSENKVEKLPIVDGAGKLTGLITVKDFAKREQYPNAAKDSSGRLLVAAGIGTGEDAWKRATALVDAGVDALVVDTAHAHNRGVLDMVSRVKKEFGDRVDVIGGNLATREAAQAMIDAGADGIKVGIGPGSICTTRVVAGVGAPQITAIMEAAVPARAAGVPIIADGGMQYSGDIAKALAAGASTVMLGSMLAGCAETPGEVVTVGGKQYKRYRGMGSLGAMQGRGLTGEKRSYSKDRYFQADVKSEEKLVPEGIEGRVPFRGSLDQILHQQVGGLRAAMGYTGAATIEELNNARFVRITSAGLRESHPHDVQGIATAPNYDPNR
- a CDS encoding GuaB3 family IMP dehydrogenase-related protein; translated protein: MQEYKDIGRGRSARQVFGLNQIDIVPSRRTRSSRDVDTSWRIDAYEFDFPIMTHPTDAVVSPEFAIEFGKAGGLPVINAEGLWGRAKDLDAAFGEIVSAAERGYFGSFNEGADEDVAAEALETPEFAANQVLQRLHQQPLDLDLLQERLQQVRDSGVRFGVRVSPQRARELAPTLIVGGLDLLVIQGTLISAEHVDTDGEPLNLKEFIGSLDVPVIAGGVVDYTTAMHLMRTGAAGVIVGAGPVTNSQALGIDVPMATAIADAAAARRDYLDETGGRYVHVIADSELSCSGDIAKAIACGADAVALGAPLAAAEEAGAPNWFWPSSAAHPKLPRGTVDALLPPTSVPLNQLLFGPTPDPLGHENLVGGLRRSMAKCGYTEVKAFQKVDIAVR
- a CDS encoding ABC transporter substrate-binding protein; the encoded protein is MQRAHKLRTAGLMSILASGALVLGACSDAGENGAQDSQNNASGEGFEFSNCGFTMQLDKPAERIMSVEQGTTDNVLAFGLGDKLAGYSHQKDAPLEGYEDEMKKSTEVSPEIATAEQIRTVDPDAIVSPFESVYTDDQSGTREEWKKLGVATWYSNVECRDKDGNEGKNGFDLLLKDYQQLGQLFGAEDKAAELEKKHKEHVDAATESVKDAPKDLSGALLYSIFDGAPYIGGKLSIAQDIFDLTGVKNVFEDANEAWPELSWEALADKDPDFIVLADLPGRGAPGDKAEEKIEMLEKDPATRNLKAVKEKRYVIVKGIGLSGSVQSYEPLEDVAEYVKNWKN